A segment of the Candidatus Effluviviaceae Genus V sp. genome:
GATCGTAGCCCTCCTCCTCTTCTTCGAAATCTTCCCCATCGACGCCGTCGGCGTCCTCGTCCGGCCCGTCGTTCCATGCGTCTCCGTCGTCTCCCGGGGCCGCCGCGGTCGCCACGGCGACCTGCTCGAGGTACTCCGGTCCAACGAGCACGTCGCGCGCCTTCGAGCCCTTGAACGGTCCGACGACGCCGTTCGCTTCCAGGAGGTCCATCAGACGTCCCGCTCGCGCGTAACCGACGGACAGCTTCCGCTGGAGCATGGACGTGGAGCCCATCTGCGTGCCGACGACGATCTCGACGGCGTCGTCGTAGAGCTCGTCCTGCTGCGTTGCGGCGATCCGCGCCATCCCCTTGCTGTCCCCGAGGTCGAACAAGTACCTGGGCGGCCCCTGCTTCCTCAGAAACGCCACGACTCTGGCGGTTTCCTCGGGCGCTATGTAGGCCCCGTGGAGCCGAACGGGCTCCGGCTTGCCGGTCGGGAGGAAGAGCATGTCGCCGTTGCCGAGGAGCGTCTCGGCGCCGTTGCGATCGAGCACGGTTCTTGAGTCGGTCATGGAGATCACCCTGAATGCGATCCGTGAGGCGAAGTTCGCCTTGATGACACCCGTGATGACATCGACCGAAGGTCTCTGTGTTGCGAACACCAGGTGGATGCCGACCGCTCTGGCCATCTGTGCCAGACGCTGGACCGGCGCCTCAACCTCTCTGGGGGCCCTGACCATCAGGTCGGCGAACTCGTCGACGAAGACGACGATGTGCGGCAGTCTGTGCCTGTCCTCGGGCGCGAGACCGTCGAGTTCGGCCCCCTCCTCGATCCTCCTGTTGAACCCGTAGATGTCCCTGACGGTCAGCTCCGACAGGATGTCATAGCGCCTGTCCATCTCCGTCACGAGCCACTGCAGGGCCATCGCCGCCTCCTTGGCCTCGGTGATGACCGGGGCCAGAAGGTGCGGGATGCCCTCGTAGCGCGGGAGCTCGAGCCGCTTGGGGTCGATCATGAGGAAACGGACCTGCTCCGGCGTGGAACGGAAGACGAGGCCCGTGAGAAGGGCGTTCAGACAGATGCTCTTGCCTGACCCGGTCGCGCCGGCCACGAGAAGATGAGGCATCTTCGCAAGGTCCGCGCAGGCCACCCTGCCTGTTGTGTCCTTTCCGAGGGCCAGTGGAATCTCGGTCCGCGTTTTCTCGTATGCCTCCGAGGAGAGCGTGTCCTTGAGATAGACGACCGCCGGGTGCTCGTTCGGGATCTCGATGCCGACCGCGCCGCGTCCGGGAATCGGAGCGATGATGCGGATCGCCGTCGCCCGCATCGCGAGGGCGAGGTCGTCCTGAAGATTGGCGATCTGACTGACCTTGACGCCGCGCGCGGGCTCGATCTCGAAGCGTGTGATGACCGGACCGGGGTGGACCTGGACGACGGCGGCCTCGACGCCGAAGTCGGCCAGCTTCTCCTCCAGCAGCTTGGAACGCGCCAGCAGCTCGTCCTTCGAGACCTCTCTGTCGGCCTCGGGTGGGGGGTCGTCCAGCAGCGAGAGCGACGGCAGACGGTATCCCCCCGCCGGCGCCTTCGGTCGTGCCGAGGCGCGGCGCTGCGACGACGATTGTGACACGATTGTCGGTGCCTTCGGCTTCTTCCTGGGCGGGCGCGGTTCGGGTTCGGGGTCAGGCCTCCCGGGCGCGGGTTTCCCTTCAGCGCGTGCGTCGCTGCTCTTCGGTTCCTTCTTCGTTCGTGACGCTGTCTTCCCGCGCCTCGACTTCTCGCGTTCCGCGCGCCGCTCTGCGCGGCGCTCGCCGACGCGCTCGAACGCTCCGGCGACCGACGAGCCGGCTCCCATGACCCATCGACCGAAGTCGGCGAGCCGCTCACCGACCTCGCCGAGGTCGAGCTCGGTGGTCAGAAGCGTTATGACGACCGCGGCGCCGGCCCCGGCCAGCAGCGTGCCGATGCGGCCGATGTGGCGGGTCCCGAGGTCGGCGATCCACGCCCCGACGACGCCCGTGATCCCCGCGACGGCGTCTCCCCCGAAGAGATGGATGAGCGAGACGACGATCAGAGAGACGGCCGTCAGGAAGACGCTCCGGAGGGCCAGCGATTCAGCGTCGCCGTCGACGATGCGGTTCCAGCCCCACAGGATGAAGAGAAGGGGAATGAGCCAGGCGCAGACGCCCAGAAGATCGAAGAGCCAGTTGGAGAGATGACGGTTCGCGACGCCGAGCTCGGTGGCCCAGATCTCGGGGCCGAGGCCGTCCGAGACGGCGAAGTAGACATGCGTCCCGAGGGAGACTCCCACGAGGAGTCCGAGGAAAAGCAGCAGAACGCCGAGAAGCTGGCGTCGCTGGTCGTCCGTCATGTGATCGAAGAGAGCCACGTTCACGCTCCCTCAACGCTGAGGCGGCACGGCGTCAGCGCGGACGCTGGTCGTCTCCCGTGATCCGTCCCTCGATGACGATCGGTACGGAGTTGTACTTGTCGATGTGCGCGCAGAACTCAAGGTCCTGTTCGAAGCCGAGCTCGGCCAGTCGCCTGCCGTGGGAGGACTCCCTTATCACCTCTCCGACGTCGCTCATCGAGGACGCGGTGGCCCGGGCGGCGACCGCACCGTCGTTCAGATCCAGTCTGGCCCGCGAGGATCGCCCGAGACGCTCGACGATCTGACCGCCGCAGACGAAGTCCTCGAGCGCAAGCTGTCCGGAGTTCCCCGCGCACAGCACCACGACGCGCTTCGACCTGGATGCCACGATGTACTTGACGACGGCCGATATGTTCAGGAAGCAGCCGATCACGATCTCCTTCGCGGCCCCCGACAACGTGATCGCTGAGGTGCCGTTGGTCGTCGACAGGATGAGCGTCTTCTTCCTGACGGCCTTGCCGGCGTACTCGAGCGGCGAGTTGCCGAGATCGAATCCCTCGATCTTCTTCCCCTCGCGTTCGCCGCCGAGGAGACTCTTCTTGCGCTCGAGCGTCTGCAGGAGCCGCGTGGCATCCTCGACATCGGCGACAGGTATGACGCGTTCGACGCCGTTCTCCCACGCCTGCACGATCGTGCTCGATGCTCTGAGGACATCCACCATGACGACCAGGCTGCCCTTGACGTGGGCCTCGGCGATCTCGTCGGTCCTCGTGTAGAGGCAGAGCTCCATGATGATCCCTCAGACCTTCGCGGAGGCCAGGCGCCTCCGCTCGAGTGTTCCCGTGTCAAAGCGTCCCGACACGAAGTCGGCGTCCTCCATCATCGTCCTGTGGAACGGGATCGTCGTCGGCAGCCCGTCGATCACGAACTCGTCGAGCGCTCTCCGCATTCTGGCGATGGCCTCGTCCCTCGTGTTTCCGTACGACAGGAGCTTGGCGATCATCGAGTCGTAGTACGGAGGGATGTCGTATCCGCTGTAGACGTGCGTGTCAACGCGGATGCCCGGGCCACCCGGCACGTAGAAGTCGGATACGTGACCCGGCCTCGGAGCGAAGTCGTGCTCGGGATCCTCCGCGTTGATCCTGCACTCGATCGCGTGGCCCCTGATCTCCACGTCGTCCTGGCCGAACGGAAGAGCGTCGCCCGACGCGACGCGCAGCTGTTCCTTGATGAGATCGACGCCCGTCACGAGCTCCGTCACCGGATGCTCGACCTGGATCCGCGTGTTCATCTCCATGAAGTAGAAGGAACCGTCCTCCGTCAGGAGGAACTCGACCGTTCCCGCGCTCTGGTAGCCGACCGAGGCCGCTCCCTTCGTCGCCGCCTCTCCCATGCGCCGCCTGAGATCCTCGTCCACGGCGGGCGATGGAGACTCCTCGATGAGCTTCTGATGCCGGCGCTGGATGGAGCAGTCGCGCTCTCCCAGATGGACCACGTTGCCCGTGCTGTCGCCCAGGACCTGCAGCTCGACGTGGCGGGGGTTGACGATCAGCTTCTCCAGGTAGAGCTCGTCGTTCCCGAAGGCCGCCTCGGCCTCGGCGCGTGCCATCCTGAGCCCGGTCTCGAGCTCCTCGGGGTCGGCGGCCATCCTCATGCCCTTGCCGCCCCCTCCGGCCGAGGCCTTGATCATGATCGGATAGCCCAGCTCCCGGGCTGTGTCCGCGGCCTCGTCGTTCGTCACGGCCCCGTGGCTTCCGGGTATGATCGGCACCCCCGCGGCGCTCATCGCCCGCCGGGCGCTGGCCTTGTCGCCCATCATCCTCATCATGTCCGCGGAGGGACCGATGAAGACGAGATCGTGCGTCTCGCACATCTCGGCGAAATCGGCGTTCTCAGCGAGGAAGCCGTAGCCGGGATGCACCGCCTCGGCGCCGGTCAGCTCGCACGCCGCCAGAATGCCCCGCACGTCCAGATAGCTCCTGGCGGCCGGCGCCGGTCCGATGCAGACCGCCTCGTCGGCGAACTTCACATGAAGCGCCCGCTCGTCGGCCTCGGAGTGGACGGCCACGGTCGCGATGCCGAGTTCCTTGCACGCCCGCATCACGCGCAGCGCGATCTCGCCTCGGTTGGCTACCAGTATCTTCCGGAACATGGGTCCGCACCTCGCGCGGAAGGGATGGCGGAGGTCAGTCCGGCTGTACGAGGAAGAGCGTCTGGCCGTACTCGACCGGCTGAGCGTTCTCGACCTCGATGCGAGCGACGGTCCCGGAGACCTCGGACTCGATCTCGTTCATCAGCTTCATGGCCTCCACAATGCACACGACCTGCCCCTTGCTGACGCGGTCTCCC
Coding sequences within it:
- a CDS encoding DNA translocase FtsK; this encodes MALFDHMTDDQRRQLLGVLLLFLGLLVGVSLGTHVYFAVSDGLGPEIWATELGVANRHLSNWLFDLLGVCAWLIPLLFILWGWNRIVDGDAESLALRSVFLTAVSLIVVSLIHLFGGDAVAGITGVVGAWIADLGTRHIGRIGTLLAGAGAAVVITLLTTELDLGEVGERLADFGRWVMGAGSSVAGAFERVGERRAERRAEREKSRRGKTASRTKKEPKSSDARAEGKPAPGRPDPEPEPRPPRKKPKAPTIVSQSSSQRRASARPKAPAGGYRLPSLSLLDDPPPEADREVSKDELLARSKLLEEKLADFGVEAAVVQVHPGPVITRFEIEPARGVKVSQIANLQDDLALAMRATAIRIIAPIPGRGAVGIEIPNEHPAVVYLKDTLSSEAYEKTRTEIPLALGKDTTGRVACADLAKMPHLLVAGATGSGKSICLNALLTGLVFRSTPEQVRFLMIDPKRLELPRYEGIPHLLAPVITEAKEAAMALQWLVTEMDRRYDILSELTVRDIYGFNRRIEEGAELDGLAPEDRHRLPHIVVFVDEFADLMVRAPREVEAPVQRLAQMARAVGIHLVFATQRPSVDVITGVIKANFASRIAFRVISMTDSRTVLDRNGAETLLGNGDMLFLPTGKPEPVRLHGAYIAPEETARVVAFLRKQGPPRYLFDLGDSKGMARIAATQQDELYDDAVEIVVGTQMGSTSMLQRKLSVGYARAGRLMDLLEANGVVGPFKGSKARDVLVGPEYLEQVAVATAAAPGDDGDAWNDGPDEDADGVDGEDFEEEEEGYDPLLEDDELDDEDEEDDEEEDDDEFGETDIEIDGEEENDEDEEEEDDEEY
- the accC gene encoding acetyl-CoA carboxylase biotin carboxylase subunit is translated as MFRKILVANRGEIALRVMRACKELGIATVAVHSEADERALHVKFADEAVCIGPAPAARSYLDVRGILAACELTGAEAVHPGYGFLAENADFAEMCETHDLVFIGPSADMMRMMGDKASARRAMSAAGVPIIPGSHGAVTNDEAADTARELGYPIMIKASAGGGGKGMRMAADPEELETGLRMARAEAEAAFGNDELYLEKLIVNPRHVELQVLGDSTGNVVHLGERDCSIQRRHQKLIEESPSPAVDEDLRRRMGEAATKGAASVGYQSAGTVEFLLTEDGSFYFMEMNTRIQVEHPVTELVTGVDLIKEQLRVASGDALPFGQDDVEIRGHAIECRINAEDPEHDFAPRPGHVSDFYVPGGPGIRVDTHVYSGYDIPPYYDSMIAKLLSYGNTRDEAIARMRRALDEFVIDGLPTTIPFHRTMMEDADFVSGRFDTGTLERRRLASAKV
- a CDS encoding 2-phosphosulfolactate phosphatase family protein; protein product: MELCLYTRTDEIAEAHVKGSLVVMVDVLRASSTIVQAWENGVERVIPVADVEDATRLLQTLERKKSLLGGEREGKKIEGFDLGNSPLEYAGKAVRKKTLILSTTNGTSAITLSGAAKEIVIGCFLNISAVVKYIVASRSKRVVVLCAGNSGQLALEDFVCGGQIVERLGRSSRARLDLNDGAVAARATASSMSDVGEVIRESSHGRRLAELGFEQDLEFCAHIDKYNSVPIVIEGRITGDDQRPR